A stretch of Aureispira sp. CCB-E DNA encodes these proteins:
- a CDS encoding carboxypeptidase regulatory-like domain-containing protein → MKHFSARYILLLLLFSIALVSNAQYVKGKVVDGSNNVLPFADISISGEGFLLTTLSDSIGTYNFDNLPKGVCTLSVHYLGYERFERTISITEKKTYTINVTLTSSTNVLQELEVVGQSDEQMLKSSAYAVDVIATKAYKNLTVDLNQLLNKTAGIHIRSVGGLGSAFNLSLNGLSGNRIRYFVDGIPMENLGTSLSLNNYPVNLVKSIEVYKGVVPIELSADALGGAINIVSDYKGKTFLDASYSFGSFNTHQIALNAQYSQPNKGYFITLNAFFNHSDNNYWMDDLPVYDELGNKVNNISIQRFHDQYTSGMVRFRIGLLDKVFADELSLSVMGALNRNNYQHPNNNIKLTFGDYHTKNQTLSAQALYKKSFKKIKIKAYTQWSNVVESVVDTSQKKYNWAGVYWWRDASSSRGELNERRSLFVLNDKLINSSLQLSYKIHPRHQVNWAVHQNFLYREGKDKVDALRRSFTTPSTLHKNLMSLGYSINTKNKRLEATVFGKGYWFNAHIITQDYTNNDVENTVNNFLGGYGIVGTYRLPKKMQFKLSYEKAYRLPETYEILGDGIYIRPNPALLPEASHNINFGFNTSPTIPLFQFHYECNFFYRNAQNYIRFVPLGPFGSYENINNVGVIGVEMGGAVHYKKTVSLSLNATYQHLTDESPFDEGLPNVNYQSRVPNIPYLFSNIRLGYHFDLKTKDLQFAIFWSGRYVHQFYLTWEKLGNATTKNVIPSQFIQDLNLECSWKKGKYNLAASLNNFTNTKAYDNFNIQKPGIAFYVKLRCFFLK, encoded by the coding sequence GGCACTTACAATTTTGACAACCTTCCCAAGGGAGTCTGTACTCTATCCGTACATTATTTGGGGTATGAACGCTTTGAAAGAACAATCTCAATCACCGAAAAGAAAACATACACCATCAATGTCACCTTAACCAGCTCTACCAATGTGTTGCAAGAACTAGAAGTTGTTGGCCAAAGCGATGAACAGATGCTAAAATCTTCTGCCTATGCGGTTGATGTCATTGCGACCAAAGCTTACAAAAACCTTACGGTTGATTTGAATCAGTTGCTCAACAAAACCGCAGGCATCCACATTCGTTCGGTAGGTGGGCTTGGTTCTGCTTTTAATTTGTCTCTCAACGGGCTTTCGGGCAATCGCATTCGATATTTTGTAGATGGTATTCCTATGGAAAATTTGGGTACGTCTCTAAGTTTGAACAATTATCCTGTCAACTTAGTCAAAAGTATTGAAGTCTACAAAGGCGTTGTTCCTATCGAATTAAGCGCAGATGCACTAGGCGGTGCTATCAATATTGTCAGCGATTACAAAGGAAAAACATTCTTGGATGCTAGCTATTCATTTGGCTCTTTTAATACCCATCAAATTGCCTTAAATGCACAATACTCCCAACCCAATAAAGGCTATTTCATAACACTAAACGCCTTCTTTAACCATTCTGATAACAACTACTGGATGGACGACCTTCCTGTTTATGATGAATTGGGCAATAAAGTAAACAACATCAGTATCCAACGATTTCACGATCAGTACACTTCTGGAATGGTCAGATTTAGAATAGGTTTATTAGATAAAGTGTTTGCAGACGAATTGTCACTCTCTGTAATGGGAGCCTTAAATAGAAATAATTACCAACATCCCAATAATAATATCAAACTAACATTTGGGGACTACCATACTAAAAACCAAACGCTTTCTGCACAAGCTTTGTATAAAAAATCGTTTAAGAAGATAAAAATAAAAGCGTATACCCAATGGAGTAATGTTGTCGAATCGGTTGTCGATACTAGTCAAAAAAAATACAATTGGGCTGGTGTGTATTGGTGGAGAGATGCCAGTTCTTCTAGAGGAGAGTTGAACGAGCGTCGCTCACTCTTTGTTTTGAATGACAAACTAATCAACTCTAGCTTACAACTTTCTTACAAAATACATCCTCGCCATCAAGTCAACTGGGCAGTGCATCAAAATTTCTTGTATCGAGAAGGCAAAGATAAAGTTGATGCATTAAGGCGATCATTTACCACTCCTAGTACTTTGCATAAAAATTTAATGAGTTTAGGGTATAGCATCAACACCAAAAACAAGCGACTAGAGGCAACGGTCTTTGGCAAAGGCTATTGGTTCAATGCCCATATTATTACTCAAGATTATACCAACAATGATGTTGAGAATACTGTCAACAACTTTTTGGGGGGCTATGGCATTGTAGGAACTTACCGACTCCCTAAAAAAATGCAATTCAAACTGTCGTATGAAAAAGCATATCGCCTTCCTGAAACTTATGAAATATTAGGTGATGGCATCTACATTCGCCCAAACCCAGCATTGCTTCCAGAAGCAAGTCACAATATAAATTTTGGATTTAATACGAGTCCTACCATACCACTATTTCAGTTTCATTATGAGTGCAACTTTTTTTATAGAAATGCTCAAAACTACATTCGCTTTGTCCCTCTAGGTCCTTTTGGTTCTTATGAAAACATCAACAATGTTGGTGTTATTGGAGTAGAAATGGGCGGTGCGGTTCATTATAAAAAAACCGTTAGCTTGTCTCTTAATGCTACCTATCAGCACCTTACGGACGAATCTCCTTTTGATGAAGGTTTGCCCAATGTTAACTACCAAAGTAGGGTTCCCAATATTCCATATTTATTTTCCAATATTCGCTTGGGGTACCACTTCGACCTAAAAACAAAAGATCTACAATTTGCTATTTTTTGGAGTGGGCGCTATGTCCATCAATTCTACTTGACGTGGGAAAAACTTGGCAATGCTACGACAAAAAATGTTATTCCAAGTCAGTTCATTCAGGATTTGAACCTAGAATGCTCGTGGAAAAAAGGCAAGTATAATTTAGCAGCTAGTCTTAACAACTTTACCAATACCAAAGCATACGATAATTTTAATATACAAAAACCAGGGATTGCATTTTATGTCAAACTAAGATGCTTTTTCCTGAAATAA
- a CDS encoding DUF4374 domain-containing protein, whose amino-acid sequence MSNLNSFFCLLLSISLGFVACEQKVVTPQPVEAGITYALKTTGTDETEFLLNKTDLMQGELSAVNSGVEQTGWRFYYPVGKTLFASGYSDDNQCAAYALDENGSLMKKGEFIFDNALEMFGASSDEETLLAMEIPRAGFQNRRLYFIDVNTVGVKKIVGTKIFESIPDSLVAWPTALKVRGNHLFVPFHKLDVQGNFSTPQPNEALIAVYDYPNVGTSPTKIISDSRTCHIGANGATEGLIEADNGDLYSFSCGAIMAGFSVAPTKPSGILRIKAGETDFDPNYFFDIEAATNGGKLFWFDYVGNNKAIARILTSDNPAAPWAAYGRDIFNQKLVIIDLANQTITDVTNVPLHAKRYTSPILVEEGKVYVSIETANDAYVYQVDIASAVGTKGAKIVGKTIKGFYKLY is encoded by the coding sequence ATGTCTAATTTAAATAGTTTTTTCTGCTTATTGCTCAGCATTTCTTTAGGTTTTGTTGCTTGTGAGCAAAAAGTAGTGACACCTCAACCTGTTGAAGCAGGAATTACATATGCCCTAAAAACGACAGGTACAGATGAAACAGAGTTTTTATTGAATAAAACAGACCTTATGCAGGGAGAACTCTCTGCTGTCAATAGTGGTGTAGAGCAAACGGGCTGGCGTTTTTATTATCCTGTCGGCAAAACCTTGTTTGCATCGGGATATAGTGATGACAATCAATGTGCTGCTTATGCCTTAGACGAAAATGGAAGTTTGATGAAAAAAGGAGAGTTTATTTTTGATAATGCCTTAGAAATGTTTGGTGCATCTTCGGATGAAGAGACCTTGTTGGCGATGGAGATTCCTAGAGCTGGTTTCCAAAACAGAAGGCTCTATTTTATTGATGTCAATACTGTTGGTGTCAAGAAAATCGTTGGAACAAAAATATTTGAATCCATTCCTGATTCTTTGGTTGCTTGGCCTACTGCCTTAAAAGTTCGTGGCAATCATCTATTTGTGCCATTTCATAAATTGGACGTACAAGGCAACTTTAGCACACCACAACCCAACGAAGCTCTAATTGCTGTTTATGATTACCCAAATGTAGGAACAAGCCCTACCAAAATTATTTCAGATTCTAGAACTTGTCACATTGGCGCGAATGGTGCAACAGAGGGCTTGATAGAAGCCGATAATGGGGACCTTTATTCTTTCTCTTGTGGTGCTATTATGGCTGGGTTTTCTGTCGCTCCTACCAAACCTTCTGGTATTTTGAGAATCAAAGCAGGGGAAACTGATTTTGATCCTAATTACTTCTTTGATATAGAAGCGGCAACCAATGGAGGTAAATTGTTTTGGTTTGATTATGTAGGTAATAATAAAGCTATTGCTAGAATATTGACGTCAGACAATCCAGCCGCTCCTTGGGCAGCTTATGGTCGTGATATTTTTAATCAGAAACTCGTCATTATTGACTTAGCAAATCAAACGATTACGGATGTTACCAATGTACCTTTGCATGCCAAACGATACACCTCTCCTATCTTGGTAGAAGAAGGAAAAGTTTATGTAAGCATTGAAACAGCCAATGATGCTTATGTCTATCAAGTTGACATCGCTTCTGCTGTAGGAACCAAAGGTGCCAAAATAGTAGGAAAAACAATCAAAGGGTTTTACAAACTTTACTAA
- a CDS encoding PepSY-associated TM helix domain-containing protein, protein MKNKPPLKQRIKKVARKVHLFLGLVTGLIVFILALTGVCLSFQDEIRDFGADYKTVPKESKPFLTASEVKEIAQTIFPDKAIHGSVFGKATDAIEVIFYEAEPEFYYKVYLNPYSGAVLHKEDCLSGFLAFALQGHKTLWLPKSIGAVLVSYGTFLFLIVLVSGLLLWWPKNKRHFKQTLQVKWTKRTSLKKKIIQIHTILGVYLSLFALIIGITGSIIGLNWFYFIVFKAVGGSKAPQFIIPNNISTPNGNPSDTIALDQLIPRIKKDIPNYQNLELHYPETDSTAIYVEVSYSQGVYYDSDYRFYDQHTLQEIKPNSIYGIYKDSDFADKTIRIAYDTHVGAILGLFGKIIVFLASFLISILPVTGLLIWWKRKKDIAERV, encoded by the coding sequence ATGAAAAATAAGCCTCCTCTAAAACAACGCATAAAAAAAGTAGCTAGAAAAGTTCATCTCTTTTTAGGCTTAGTAACTGGTTTGATTGTTTTTATTCTTGCCCTAACTGGTGTTTGTCTCTCTTTTCAAGATGAGATAAGAGATTTTGGCGCAGATTACAAAACGGTTCCCAAAGAATCCAAACCATTTTTGACCGCTTCTGAGGTCAAAGAAATAGCACAAACCATTTTTCCTGACAAAGCCATTCATGGTAGTGTTTTTGGGAAAGCCACCGATGCTATTGAAGTTATCTTTTATGAAGCAGAACCTGAGTTTTATTATAAGGTTTATCTAAATCCTTATAGTGGTGCTGTCTTACACAAAGAAGATTGCCTTTCTGGTTTTTTAGCTTTTGCTTTGCAAGGGCACAAAACGCTGTGGTTACCCAAGTCTATTGGTGCTGTCTTGGTCTCCTATGGTACCTTTCTATTCTTAATTGTGTTGGTATCGGGTCTTCTGCTTTGGTGGCCCAAAAACAAACGACATTTCAAACAAACCCTACAAGTCAAATGGACCAAGAGAACTTCTTTGAAAAAGAAAATTATTCAAATACATACGATTCTTGGTGTTTATCTATCTTTATTTGCTTTGATTATTGGTATTACAGGCTCTATAATAGGTTTAAATTGGTTTTATTTCATTGTTTTTAAAGCCGTTGGAGGAAGTAAAGCTCCTCAATTTATTATTCCTAATAATATCTCTACGCCAAATGGTAATCCGTCCGATACCATTGCATTGGATCAATTGATTCCCCGAATCAAAAAAGACATTCCCAATTATCAAAATTTAGAATTGCATTATCCAGAAACAGATTCTACCGCAATTTATGTAGAGGTGTCGTATAGCCAAGGCGTTTATTACGACTCTGATTATCGTTTTTACGATCAACATACATTACAAGAAATAAAACCAAATTCTATTTATGGTATTTATAAAGACAGCGATTTTGCCGATAAAACCATCCGCATAGCTTATGATACGCACGTTGGAGCAATTTTAGGATTGTTTGGTAAAATTATTGTCTTTCTCGCTAGCTTTCTTATTTCTATTTTACCTGTAACTGGTTTGTTAATTTGGTGGAAAAGAAAAAAAGATATTGCCGAACGAGTATAG
- a CDS encoding aspartate aminotransferase family protein — MILNYLSKNETDFSSILDATSVHTLKNNIEKTIDYLIGFFEREKFYSGASIEELKNKMQQIGEATGHPLNLSAALDEIKDIYLDHTISFHNRDYMAHLNCPVTIPAIIGDFLASTINTAVETWDQSTSGTLIEQELIEWIATSFKMPATADGVFTSGGTQSNFMGLLMARDHYAHQYLGLNIKQHGFSKVVHKFRIFCSEKAHYSIKKNAALLGLGYDAVVEVPTDAVYKMNPQALSQAIETEKAKGNIPIAVVATAGTTDFGSIDPIADISKIAKAHNLWLHVDGAYGGCFIFTQTHQKTLEAIQHADSLTIDFHKTFFQPVCSSAFITANKANFKYVSYYADYLNPIETKDAEAPNLVVKSLQTTRRFDALKLWFTLRMTGIETIASFLEIVHQRALDAYNLLLAADCFEVMHKPELSTVVFRYKLKAGIEDDAVLDSVNLAIKTALFNTGQASIASTKINGTTYLKFTLLNPKTTPSDLKKIIQLIIQQGNIFYSNN; from the coding sequence ATGATTCTAAATTACCTTTCTAAAAACGAGACAGATTTTAGCAGTATTCTAGATGCGACATCGGTTCACACGCTAAAAAATAACATAGAAAAGACGATTGATTATTTAATTGGATTTTTTGAACGAGAAAAGTTTTATAGTGGTGCTTCTATTGAAGAATTAAAAAATAAAATGCAACAAATTGGAGAGGCGACGGGGCATCCTCTTAATTTATCAGCCGCATTGGATGAAATCAAAGACATTTACTTGGATCATACCATCTCTTTTCATAATCGAGATTATATGGCACATCTAAATTGTCCTGTCACGATTCCTGCTATCATTGGTGATTTCTTGGCTTCAACAATCAATACAGCAGTTGAAACATGGGACCAAAGTACATCTGGCACCTTAATCGAACAAGAACTCATTGAATGGATTGCAACAAGTTTCAAAATGCCTGCAACTGCCGACGGAGTTTTTACAAGTGGAGGAACACAATCAAATTTCATGGGCTTGTTGATGGCTCGAGACCACTATGCACATCAATATTTAGGTCTAAATATTAAGCAGCATGGCTTTTCTAAAGTGGTTCATAAATTTCGAATCTTCTGTTCTGAAAAAGCACATTATAGCATCAAAAAAAATGCTGCCTTATTGGGCTTAGGTTACGATGCTGTGGTTGAAGTACCAACAGATGCGGTATACAAAATGAATCCACAAGCCCTATCTCAAGCCATTGAGACAGAAAAAGCAAAAGGCAATATCCCTATCGCTGTAGTCGCTACGGCAGGAACAACTGATTTTGGTAGTATAGACCCTATCGCTGACATTTCTAAAATTGCTAAGGCTCATAACTTATGGTTGCATGTAGATGGTGCTTATGGGGGGTGTTTTATTTTTACCCAAACGCACCAAAAAACATTGGAAGCAATCCAGCATGCCGACTCTCTCACCATTGATTTCCATAAAACATTCTTTCAACCTGTTTGCTCTAGTGCTTTTATTACTGCTAACAAGGCTAATTTTAAGTATGTATCCTACTATGCCGATTATCTAAATCCAATAGAAACCAAAGATGCAGAAGCTCCCAACTTAGTTGTCAAGTCGCTTCAAACAACTAGACGTTTTGACGCACTCAAACTATGGTTCACACTACGGATGACAGGGATTGAAACCATTGCCTCTTTCTTGGAAATTGTACACCAACGCGCCTTAGATGCCTATAACTTATTGTTAGCAGCCGATTGCTTTGAGGTCATGCACAAACCAGAGTTAAGTACGGTCGTGTTTCGATACAAACTAAAAGCAGGGATTGAAGACGACGCTGTTCTTGATAGTGTCAATTTAGCCATTAAAACTGCTTTATTTAACACTGGACAGGCCTCTATTGCCAGTACCAAAATTAATGGCACGACCTATCTAAAATTCACGCTACTAAATCCCAAAACAACTCCTTCAGACCTCAAAAAGATTATTCAGTTAATCATTCAACAAGGAAATATCTTCTATTCTAACAACTAA
- a CDS encoding lysine N(6)-hydroxylase/L-ornithine N(5)-oxygenase family protein, giving the protein MNTSKIYDFIGIGVGPFNLGLAALTEPIQELQGLFFDQSTSFDWHPGMMIEGTTLQIPFIADLVTLADPTNPYSFLNYIKQAGRIYAFYIRENFLLLRKEYNQYCQWVIQQLPNVHFQSRVDSIHYNASNKLYEVSVFHQPLQKTLVYKTKKIVLGTGTSPHIPKCCLAHKETLIHSSNYLAHKKQLQQQKSITIVGSGQSAAEIFYDLLQDIDHMEYELNWITRSDRYFPLEYTKLTLEMTSPEYVDYFYRLPAAKRDAILQRQKHLYKGINGDLINAIYDLLYTKRLSKPNINVQLQTHSTLKEVRPTALSELELTFHQHQQDAYYELKTEGLVLATGYTYRLPKFLESIHERIQWDDKGRFDVQRNYSIDTQNNAIFVQNAELHTHGFVTPDLGMAAYRNSYIIKEMTGIDYYPIEQKIAFQQFEVDHTSQLQLKDLEHQV; this is encoded by the coding sequence ATGAACACAAGTAAAATTTATGACTTCATCGGTATTGGTGTTGGTCCTTTTAACCTAGGATTGGCAGCACTAACAGAACCTATACAAGAACTACAGGGACTATTTTTTGACCAATCCACTTCTTTTGACTGGCATCCAGGAATGATGATTGAAGGAACAACATTACAAATTCCTTTTATTGCAGATTTGGTTACCTTAGCAGATCCTACCAACCCTTATAGCTTCTTAAATTATATCAAGCAAGCTGGTCGAATCTATGCCTTTTATATTCGTGAAAACTTTCTGTTACTCCGAAAAGAATACAACCAGTACTGCCAATGGGTTATTCAACAATTGCCCAACGTTCATTTTCAATCTCGAGTAGATTCTATCCATTACAATGCCTCCAATAAACTTTATGAGGTTTCTGTTTTTCATCAGCCATTGCAAAAAACGCTTGTTTATAAAACAAAAAAAATCGTATTGGGTACAGGAACAAGCCCACATATACCCAAGTGTTGTCTTGCGCACAAGGAAACGCTTATTCATTCATCTAATTATTTAGCACACAAAAAACAACTGCAACAGCAAAAAAGCATTACGATTGTTGGAAGTGGTCAAAGTGCTGCTGAAATCTTTTACGATTTATTGCAAGATATTGATCATATGGAGTATGAATTGAATTGGATTACTCGTTCTGATCGTTATTTTCCTTTGGAATATACCAAGCTGACTTTAGAAATGACTTCTCCTGAATATGTTGATTATTTCTATCGCCTCCCTGCCGCCAAAAGAGATGCCATTCTTCAACGTCAAAAACATCTGTACAAAGGAATCAACGGCGATTTGATCAATGCTATTTATGATTTACTGTATACCAAACGCCTTTCAAAACCTAATATAAACGTACAGTTACAAACACATTCGACCTTAAAAGAAGTTCGTCCTACTGCTCTATCGGAATTAGAGCTTACCTTTCATCAACACCAACAAGATGCCTATTATGAGTTAAAAACAGAAGGGCTGGTTTTGGCGACAGGTTATACCTATAGGTTACCTAAATTTCTGGAAAGCATTCACGAGCGTATTCAGTGGGATGACAAGGGGCGATTTGATGTCCAAAGAAATTATAGCATCGATACTCAAAACAATGCCATTTTTGTTCAAAATGCTGAATTGCATACGCATGGTTTTGTAACACCTGATTTGGGAATGGCTGCTTATCGCAATTCTTACATTATCAAAGAAATGACAGGAATTGACTACTATCCTATCGAACAAAAAATTGCTTTTCAACAATTTGAAGTAGACCACACTTCCCAATTACAATTAAAAGACCTTGAACATCAAGTCTAA
- a CDS encoding MFS transporter: MDLRFFLILMTLVAVVSDYLLHPFYPQFFELRFGITDPKIVGYYFGAICFMVMIAFPFWAYLAKKIAELKILVITQAIAGVLALYCFSTSSYFNFWLASLIMVLFKGSYLLVYPFILKIIKKEEQVHTIGLLSVIVHLGGIGGAVIGGLAVDFLDPRYIFLIMALGDFVQMAMSWYLLKSNRFLTNQVLTSAAIAVEKRSNNGFILKVGLLTLVLYFSDFLIRPFFSTYWESISIYDSKLVSGTMYAIPGFVALIGLFFNQRHAPNNLYRGILSALLLGIVGLWLQASQIDVVLILGRIIYGWAIFQGMVRFDVLLFEQSHPDAYALDYSKIHFFQNLGVLLASLSVGIIVDLEGLRMPFLIAVGCFMAILLMYYILFYVQINVKSALNNKVSKT, from the coding sequence ATGGATTTAAGATTTTTTTTAATTTTAATGACTTTAGTTGCTGTTGTAAGTGACTATCTACTGCATCCTTTTTATCCTCAATTTTTTGAATTAAGATTTGGCATTACAGATCCTAAAATAGTTGGTTATTATTTTGGGGCGATTTGCTTTATGGTCATGATTGCCTTCCCTTTCTGGGCATACCTAGCCAAGAAAATAGCAGAACTAAAAATTTTAGTTATTACTCAAGCCATTGCAGGGGTTTTAGCCTTGTATTGTTTCAGTACTAGTTCTTATTTTAATTTTTGGTTGGCTTCTTTAATAATGGTTTTATTCAAGGGAAGTTATCTACTGGTTTATCCGTTTATTCTTAAAATAATCAAAAAAGAAGAACAGGTACACACCATTGGTTTGCTCTCTGTTATTGTTCATCTAGGTGGCATTGGAGGAGCTGTGATTGGCGGTTTAGCAGTTGATTTTTTAGATCCTCGGTACATATTTTTAATCATGGCTTTGGGGGATTTTGTTCAAATGGCTATGAGTTGGTACCTTTTAAAAAGCAACCGTTTTTTGACCAATCAAGTCCTAACTTCAGCAGCAATAGCAGTAGAAAAGCGTAGTAATAATGGCTTTATTCTAAAGGTAGGTTTACTCACTTTAGTCCTGTATTTTAGTGATTTCTTAATTCGACCTTTTTTCTCTACCTATTGGGAAAGTATTTCTATATACGACAGCAAACTAGTTTCTGGAACGATGTACGCTATTCCTGGTTTTGTGGCACTGATTGGTCTTTTTTTCAATCAAAGACACGCACCTAATAACCTGTATAGAGGTATTTTATCCGCCTTATTATTAGGAATAGTTGGGCTGTGGCTACAAGCCTCTCAAATAGATGTTGTCTTAATTTTGGGTAGAATCATTTATGGCTGGGCAATATTTCAAGGCATGGTTCGGTTCGATGTCCTTTTGTTTGAACAAAGCCATCCAGATGCTTATGCCCTAGACTATAGCAAGATTCATTTTTTCCAAAACTTAGGCGTTTTATTAGCCTCCTTGTCAGTCGGAATTATTGTTGACTTAGAAGGATTAAGAATGCCTTTCTTGATTGCTGTAGGTTGTTTTATGGCGATTCTTTTAATGTATTATATACTCTTTTATGTACAAATAAACGTCAAGTCTGCACTCAATAACAAGGTGTCTAAAACATAA